A region of the Halalkalicoccus subterraneus genome:
GACGGAGACGACGAGGACGCAGACGACCCCCAGGAGGCGCTCGAATCGCGCCTCTCGAACCTGCAGGACGAACTCGAATCCCAGCGCGGACCCTACAGCGAGGACGTCATCGAGGGGATCGAGGAGGCCGGAACGACCATCGAGGAGACCCGCTGGACCGAGGCGGGCGAGGACGAACTCGTCGCGCCCGTCCGGGAGTTCGTCGAGCGCGAAAACGAGATCCTCGGAACCGACCTCGGCCTCGACGGGGAGGAGCCCGCGAGCCTCGTTTCGACCCTCGAGACCGCCGCGGCGGCCGTCGGCGACGCCTCGCTCGATCCCGACGAGGACGAAGAGGAGATCGCCCAACTCGTCGAGGCGGTCGAGGAACTGCAGTCGGGACTCGACGCCGCCGAGGGGTGGGACGACCTGAGTACGCGTGAGAAGCTCACGGCCCACGGCTTTTACGACGTGCTCGACCACCGCAAGGACTACCCCCCCGAGTGGCACGCGATCAAGGTCTACGAGAAGCGCGGCGAGCCCGAGCCGATCCTGCTCGCGCTCGACCAGCTCAACTCGGAGTTCATGGAGCGCCACTGCGTCGAGTCGCTCACCCGGATGGGATCGGTCGAAGCCCTCGACGTCATGACCCAGCGCGCCCAGAAGCGCAATAAACCCGCGATCAAGGCGCTCGGCAAGATCGGGAGCGACGAACCCATCGAGATGCTCACGGAATACGCGGGCTCCGACGGCGACCCCAAACTCCAGCTCGTCACGCTGAAGGCGCTCGGGGAGGTCGGGAGCGAGGAGGCCACCCAGGCCGTCGCCGACCGGCTCACCTCCGAGAACCCCGAGGTCCGGAGTGCCGCCGCCCGCTCGCTCGGGCTGATCGGCGACACCCGTGCGATCTCGCCGCTGTCGGACGTGCTCGAAAACGACGAATCCGATACGGTGCGCGCCAGCGCCGCATGGGCACTCAACCAGATCGGAACGCAGGACGCCCTCGATGCGGTCGAGCCGTACGCCGACGATCGCGCCTTCCTCGTGCAGGCTGAAGCCGAGAAAGTCGCCTAAGACCGAGAAACGTTTTTATACAGAGAGGGAACCAGACGGCGCGTGTCACGGGCACGTCCCCTCCTCGTCTGTCTGCTCGTCATCGCCTGTCTCGGTGTCGCGAGCGTCGCCGCCGCGCCGGCCGAGCCGACTCTCGTCGAAGTCTACCCCAACACCAACCACGACGGCAACGCCGGCGAGTACGTCGTCATCGACTTTCCCGACGGAAGCGATCCCTCGGCGTTCTCGCTGACCGACGGGGAGACGACCACGCCGCTCGGCAACGGAACCGTCTCCGGGCCCGTCGCGTTCTCGCGCTCCCCGGAGATCACCCGCGAGAAGGTCGACGTCCCGGTCTTCGAACTCCCCGAACACTTCGCGATGGCCCAGTCGGGCGAGACGATCCGTCTCCATCGTGGCTCCGAACTCGTCGACGAGACGACCTACGAGCGCGCGTCCCCGAGCGAGCGGTGGGTGCTCACGGACGCCGGCTGGGAGTGGCGGGCGCGCGGTGCGACCGCGTTCGAGGCGCGCGATCACTCTGCGGAGCGGGCGACGGCCTTTGCCCTGCCCGACTCGCCCGAGGTCCCGATCGAGACTCTCGCGAGCGCCGACGAGCGCCTCTATCTGGCGGGCTACTCGTTTCACTCCGAACCCGCGAGCGAGGCGCTCATCGCGGCCCACGACCGGGGCGTCGAGGTACGCGTGCTCGTCGACGGGACGCCCGTCGGCGGCCAGACCGAGGCGGAGGCCGATGCCCTCGATCAGCTCGTTGAGGCGGGGATCGACGTCAGGGTCTTCGACGGCCCCGCGACCCGCTATCGGTTCCATCACCCCAAATACGCCGTCGTGGACGACCGGGCGCTCGTCCTCACGGAGAACTGGAAGCCGACCGGAACGGGCGGGGGATCGAGTCGCGGTTGGGGCGTCGTGGTCGACGACCGCCGGACGATGGTCGGGAGCATCAACTGGAACGCGAACTCGGTCGAGAACAACCGCGAAGTGGCCGTGATCGTCGATAGCGAGGGGGTAGCGAGCCACTTCGCGGCGGTTTTCGATGCCGACTGGGGTGGCGAGAGCGAGGGATCGATCCCCGTCGGGATCGGCCTCGGGGTCGCCGCCGCGGTCGGCGTCGCGGTGGTAGTCGGCTCGCGCGTGCTCCGGTTCGAGGGTTAGCCGTCCGTGGCCGTCTCGGCGCTCGAGAGTGCCTCGTCGATCTCGGCCTCACCCATCTTCTCGACGAGCGCGTCGAGCACTTGCTCGCGCATTCCCGCGACGAACTTGATCGATCCCACGACGAGGTGACCGCCGCCGGAGACGCCACCGCCGTCGATCTCCTCGACCAGTTCGCTCACCATCTGGGGGATGTCGAGGCGAACTCCATCGGAACGGAGGACGGCGAAGTCGGGGCCGTAGCCGATCGTGATGACGGGGTCGCCCGTCTCCTCGACGACCCGGTCGTGGATCTCGCCGGTCGTTGTACCGGGTGCGGGGAACGTAAAGCGGTGGGCGTGGTTCTCGACGTCGATCCGACAGAGGTGTGCGCCGTTGTCCAGCCGATCGCGCTCGAGATGCGGCATGGCAGCCTCGAGCTGGTCGTCGATGTCGCGCCGGGCGCGCTCGGCGAGGAAGTCGACGAGCTCGGCGTGGCGGTCAGTGTCACTGCCGACGTCGAGGACGTCCGCGATGAGCGACCGGCCGGCGCTGTAGCGCAGCCAGTGGGCGGCGTAATCGAGCGCCTCGCTGACGTCCTCCAGGTCGGCCTCGTCGTAGCCCTCCTCGCGGGCGAGGTCGAGGTACTGCTCCATCGCGTCGGCCTTCGAGCGGTCCGCGATGCCCGCGACCGCGGGGACGTGCCGGAGCTCGTCGGTGATCGTCGGGTCGATCATCCGCGCGAGTTCGACACAGAGCATTCCCGTGGTGATGCGGTAGTCCTCGCCGTGGAGATACGGGTTGACGTGGGCCGCAAGCAGGTCCTCGACGGCCTCGGGGTCGGGGTGGTGGTGATCGACGGCGGCGATCGGGATGTCGTAGTGGGCGAGCGTCTCGTAGGCGGGTACGTCCTCCTCCGTACTTCCGTTGTCGAGCATCAACAGGAGGGGGAGCTTCTGGCCGTGGCGCGCGCGGTCGCCGAGCGAGTAGTTCAGATCGCGCGTGGCGTCCTCCATCTCGTAGAAGGGCGCCTTGCTCGGGAGGCGCTTCAGGAGGTGCTGGGCGGCGTCGTCGTCCTCGTGGACCTCCGCGATGAAGCGCTCGATGGCGAGCGCGACGGGCACCGCGGCGCACATCCCGTCGCCGTCGGCGTGGTGGCGCATCCGGATCGGGCGGCCTTCGAGGACCGTTCGCCGGATCAGCCGGGCGACCTCTTCCAGCCCCGAGAGCATCGGGTCGAGGGCGGGCCACTCGATGAGGGGCTCGATCTCGTGGGGCTCGGCACGCTCGGCGAGGGCTTCGCCGAGGCGCTCCTCGGCGGCCGTCCTCGTCTCGCCCTCGAGCGTCGAGAGGGTCTCGACCTCGACCTGCCGGGCACCTTCGCGCTCCTCGACGTCCCCGGAGACGTGGACGATGTCGCCGACTTCCACGTCGGGATGGGCACGCACGCCCGCGGACTCGAAGGCGGTACAGGGCACGATCCCGCTTTCGTCGCGCACCTGGAAGATCGTCGGGCCGCCGGTCTGTTTGATCTGGACGACCTCGCCCTCGATGTGGGTCGACTCGCCGGTCGCGAGGTCGCTCGTCTGGGTCGTCTCGTAGCTGTGCTCTACCTCCTCGACCGTCGCCGATTCGGGGTCGATTCCGGTCGGAGAGAAGGCGACGTCGCCGTTCTCCCGGACCTGATCGAGCGTCACGACCAACCGATCGCCGACCTCGTAGTCGGCCTCGGAGTCGAGTGCCGATTCGTGAACGAGGCCGGAGACCTCATCGGAGAGATCGACGAAGACGCCGTATTCGACGACGCCGTTGATCGTTGCGAGATAGCGGGTATCGGGGTCGAGGTCCTCGACCGTACACGCTACACGTAGCTCGTGGACGACCGGATCGTCGCTTGCGAGCCCGGAGTTCGCTGTCATTGACCCCCTTTTGTGGGCGCCCGGTTTAACCGTTATCAAGCGCGCTCGGGGTTTCGCAACCATTAGTACGTGCCGGCGGCCAGATGGGATATGGGACTGTTCCGGTCGCTGTTTCGCCCCAGCGAGATCATCGGCATCGCGGCCGACACCCTCGAGTTCGCCCTTTCGGCCTCCGAGGAGACCCATCCCGACGAGTACATGGGGTTCCTCCGGGGTGAGGACGCCCGCTCGCTCGGGCTGGACCGGGACGGGACGGTCATCACCGACGTGCTCGTGATTCCCGGGACCGAATCCGGGCCGACGAGCGCCACCGTGCGAACGAACATGATTCCCAACGACCGCAGTGCCGTGGGCTCGATACACTCCCACCCGAACGGTGTGCTCGAACCCAGCGACGCCGATCTGGCGACATTCGGCCGTGGAACGGTCCACGTCATCATCGGCGCACCCTACCGCCGGAACTGCTGGAAGGCGTTCGACTCTTCGGGAGAGTCCCGCGAGCTGGAGGTGGTCGACGTCTCGCTGCCCGAGGAGCGGTTTTTCGACTTCGACCAGCAGGACATCGACCGTGAACTCAAAGCGGAGGACCGCCCGCGATGGTGAGGGCGCTCGCACAGGGTACGTTCGACCTGCTACACCCGGGCCACGTCCACTACCTCGAGGAGGCCGCCCGGATGGGCGAGGAGCTGTACGTCATCATCGCCCGCAGCTCGAACGTCACCCACAAGGATCCCCCGATCCTCGACGGCCGCCAACGCCGGGATTTGGTGGGGGCTCTCGACGTCGTCGACCGGGCGCTGTTGGGCCACGAGTCGGACATCTTCGTCCCCATCGAGGAGATCGACCCCGACGTGATCGTGCTCGGTCACGACCAGCACCACGACGATCGGGCGATCGAACGGGCGCTCGACGAGCGCGGCGTCGACTGTTCGGTGCGCCGGGCCTCGCCGCGCGAACCGGCCTACGACGAGGAACTCCTCTCGACGGGCCGGATCATCGACCGGGTCTGCGAGGAACGCTGCTAACGGACTTTTTTACGGCTCGGGTGCGCTTCGCGTCGTTCGAAAGAGCGCTTTGCGCTCTTTCGTGATGTGGCCGGAAAGCGGAACTTTCCGGCTGCCTGCCGGACGTAGTCCGGCAATGACGAGAGACGCAAAGCGTCTCTCGGACCACACCGCTCGCCGCAAAAACCTCCACTAAAAAAGCCGGCACGGCTCCGCCGCGCCGGCCCGCCACCGCGCATCCAGTAGCAGCTTGACCACTGCTCTCGCATCCGGTGATACGTTGAAGTAAATGTCGCGCGTATCGGGACCCGTGTTCCGAGCCATCCTCCCCGAAGGCGAGTTCGACTGTGCGAGCTACGAGCAGACCGACCAGGGCGTCGAGCTCTACACCGAGGACGAGGAGCTGATCGCGTTCGTCCCCTACGCGAACCTCGTCGCGATCCTCAACGAGGAGATCGAGTCGACCGAGGACCGCTCGGTTTTCTAGAGCGTCAGGCCGCGAATAGCGATTTCATCGCCCTCCTCGACGCGGCCGATCACCCGACCGTCAGTGTCACTAGCCAGCGCCTTGGCCGTCCCGTCGTCGGGAACCGCCGCGACGAAGCCCGTCCCCATGTTGAAGGTGCGGTGCATCTCCTCGTCGGAGACGCCCGCCGACTGGACGAACTCGAAGACCGGCTGGGCCGGACAGGGATCGTCGATGACGTAGGTAAAATCGCCGAGACGGTCGAGGTTCGTCCACCCGCCGCCGGTGACGTGGGCTGCACCACGAACGCCGTGGGCACGCATCGGCACCAAGAGATCGGTATAGATCCGGGTAGGTTCTAAAAGCGCCTCGCCGACCGTCTCGTAGCCCCCGTACGGGAACTCCTCGTCGTAGCCCCCCTCACGGGTCGCGGCCTCGCGGGCCAGCGTCAATCCGTTCGAGTGGATCCCCGACGAGGGCCACCCGACCAGCGTGTCGCCCGGCTTTGCCTCCCCCTCGAAGATCGCCTCCTTGGGAGCCAGCCCCGCACAGGTCCCCGCGAGATCGAGCCCCCGGACGACCTCGGGCATCACGGCCGTCTCGCCGCCGACCAGCGCGATCCCCGCCGTCTCGGCCCCCGCTGAAAGCCCCTCGCCGACCTGCTCGGCGGTCGCCTCGTCGGGTTCGTCGACCGCGAGGTAGTCGACGAACGCGACCGGTTCGACGCCCGCCGCGATCAGGTCGTTTGCGTTCATCGCGATGCAGTCGATCCCGACGGTCGAGTAGTCCCCGAGGGCTTCGGCGACCAACAGTTTGGTGCCGACGCCGTCGGTCGCGAGCGCCAGATAGCGCTCGCCGATGTCGAGCAGGCCCGCGTAATCGCCATCGGACTGTCCGACCGCCGAGACCAGCGCCGCCGTCGCGGCCTCGCTGTCGGCGATGTCGACGCCCGCCCCCGAGTAGGTCAGCCCCTCCTCGTCGTTTTCGTCTTCGCTCATGGCCGAGAGCGCGTACGGTGCGGGCAAAAGCCCACCGTTTCGATCCCCGCCCCGACAGGCGTTTGCCCCTTAGGCCCCTTCGTCCCGTATGGGACGACGCACGCTCGCGGTCCTCCTCGGAGTCGTCGTTCTGGGGGGATATCTCGGTGTTGCTTACCTCCTCTACCGTGGTCTGGTGTTCGTCGTCGGCGGGCTCGACCCGATCACGCTGCTTGTGGCGCTACTCGTTGGCACCTTCGTTTCTGGCTACCTGAGCTACCGCTTCGGTACGCGGGGCCTGCTTCGAAGTCTCGACGCCCGCCCCCTGGGACGCGATCGTGCGCCCCGCCTCCACGGGCGGATCGACGCCCTCTGTGAGTCGATGGAGCTCGACCGCCCCGCGGTGTTCGTGGCGTCGTTGGGCGCGCCCAACGCCCTCGCGATCGGGAGCTCGCGACGGGGCGCGCTCGTCCTTGACGTCGGGCTGTTCGAGCTACTCTCGGCCGACGAACTGACGGGGATCGTCGCCCACGAACTCGCCCACATCGAGCGCGACGACGGGCTGGTCCGGACGCTGGTCTACGCGTCGGTCCAGACCGCGCTCGGCGTGGCGCTCATCGTCGCGGCGCCCGTCATACTGGCGCTCACGGGACTCGGCTACGGACTCACGCTGATCACCGGTCGCCGAGACAACCTCGCGTTGCGTCTACGAGCGGCCCTCGGTGCGGCCGTCGGCCTCGTCGTGTTCGTGCTCACGGCGCTTGCACGCGCACGCTCGCGTCGCCGGGAGTTCGCCGCCGACGACCGGGCCGCGACGATCACGGGCGATCCGCTCGCGCTCGCGCGGGCGCTCCGGCGGATCGAACGCGCCTCCCAGCCCCGCATCGGCCCGTTTCGCATCCCGGTCGAGCGTGAGGAGAGCGCGGTAGAGCGGGTGCTTTCAACTCATCCCGCCACCGACGAGCGCGTCGAGCGGCTGGCTGAGCGGGCGAACGGACACAGGATCCCGGTCGAATGAGTTCGCTCGATCAGAAGAAGAGGACCGTGGCCGCCCCGAGCGCGAGCGCGAGACTCACTACGAACGTGAGCGCGAAGACGGGCAGGCTCCACGAGAGGACCGTCTTGCCGTCGAGCGGGCCGAAGGGGATCATGTTGAACGCCGCCAGTAGGAGGTTGATTCCGACGCCGTACAGACCCAACCGGAAGACGAACTCGACGGGGACCAGAAGCAGCGGCGCGAACAGCAGTGCAAGCACGAGGTTCGTCACGGGACCGGCCACCGCGATCAGCCCGTTCTGGCGCTTCGTGATCCGACCGCGGTGATACACCGCGCCGGGGGCCGCGAAGATGAACCCGGCCATTGCGCTTACGACCGCGAGTCCGAGCATGCTGTAGTCGGCCCGGAACGCCGCCCGTTGGCCGAAGCGCACCGCGACGACCTTGTGGGCGAGTTCGTGAAGCAGGAACCCGACGCCGGCGGTGAGCATGCTGATGAGCAGGAGCGGAAGGAACCCGCCGCGCTGGACGCCGGCCGCCCCGCCGGCGAAAAACAGCGCGAACGCGACTCCGAGAGCGACCCACGCGATCAGGAGGTCCTTGATCTCCCGATCACCGAAGCGGATCCCGCGGATCGCGCTCATGTGAACGCCCCCCAGATGAGTTCAGCACTGTTTCTCGCGCCCTCGATCATCAAGTCGCCGATCGCGCCCACGCCACCGATATCCGTGGCGAGCCACGGCAACACGACCAGCGGGAACAGCAGCGTCGCGATGATGCTCCCGACGTTCGTCGCGGCGACGACCGCGATCAGCCGGAACAGCGGCACGTCGAGCATCCGTTTGAGTAGGTCCGGAATCGGGCTCTCCTCGTCGGCGAGGATTTCGTTCAGTTGCCCGATATCGGCGACGTTCACCTGCTGGTAGCGCAGTTCGACGTAGCCCGCGAACCAGCCCGGTGCGAGCAGGGGGTTGACGCTGGTCATCCAGGCGATCGCGCCGCCGACGGTCGCGCTCGGCCAGTGTGCGCCCGCGAGCTTCGCGAGCGCGAACGCGAAGGCGCCGTTGAAGAGGAACCACGCCGCAAAGACCCGCAGCAGGAAGTCGTTCTGTGTGCCGGCCATCACGAGCAGGAAGAAGAAGGCCAGAAACGCGAGCGCGATCAGGAAGCCGACGGCCTTGTAGATCGAAAATCGGCGTCCCTTCTGTTGCCCGACGAGCGATTCCATCGGCGGCAGGCTCTCGGGGTTCGCCAGATAGCGCTCGATCCCCTCCCGATGGCCCGCGCCGACGACGGCGAGCACGTCGTGGCCCCCGTCGCGGAGCGCGAGCAGCTTGTGGGCGATGTAGGCGTCGCGCTCGTCGATCAGCGCCTCGGCCCCGCCCGGGCTGAATCGACGGAACTCCGCCATCATCGCCGTCACCACGTCGGCATCGGTCAGCTCCGACATGTCGAGTTCCTCCTCCTCGCCGGAGCCGAAGCCGAACAGGCCCAAAAACAGGCTGCCGACGAGCTTGAGCTTCTCGAGCAGCGTCATCCGCGCCCAGAAGCGCTGGATGGTCGTCTGGATCTCCCGGTCCACGAGTGCGACGCCCAGCCCGAGCCCCTCGGCCGTCTCGACGGCCGCACGCATGTCCGCACCCGGTTCGATGTCGAAACGTTCGCCCAGCCGGGTCTGGACGTACGAGAGCATCCAGTAGGCGAGGAACTGGAAGACGGTGTTGCCCCGAAGCAGGTCGCCGGCGTCGAGATCGTCCGGGAGATCGCCCTTCAGCTGGCGATAGCGTCCCTCGTCGAGTTCGACGGCGACGACGTCGGGGCGCTCGCGCTCGATGGTCTCTTCGACCTCGGCGACGCTGTCGGCGGAGATGTGGGCGGTGCCGACGAGGCGGATCGAACCCTCGGCCGCCTCGCGTGGCACCTGCCGATCGGTCATCATCCCTCATTGTCGGTCCCGGTTTTTATACTGTCGGTTGTTCCGCGATCAGCACCGATCACCGCTGACCGCAGCCACCGATTTTTTGACGAACTCCTGTCGACCCAGTGGTGTTTCAGGGCTATCGGACAGATGGATGGGTTCATACGTATCCGTGCGAACGTATCCGACGAGACCATGGTTTCGCCAGGCGAGCTACGAGTGTTGCTCGAGCTTTCGGACGGAGAGGGGGAGTTCACGCCGGAGACGGGATCCGGCGGCGCAGTCAACTATCCGGCGGCACAGCGCCTGCTCGACGAGCGCGACGGGTCGGTTCTCGCCGTGCTCGAGCGCTTCGAGCGGCGCGGGATTCTCGCGGGCGAGTTCGTCTCGAAGGTCTACAGCTGCCCCGAGTGCGAGACCCAGGGCATGCAGTACACCACGGCCTGTCCGGCCTGTGAATCGGCTCACGCCGTCAAGGCGTCCCTCGCCGAACACCGGATCTGCGGGTTGACCGCCCCCGAATCGGAGTTCGAGGACTCGGAGGGGCTGTACTGTCCGGAATGCGAGAT
Encoded here:
- a CDS encoding DHH family phosphoesterase, which encodes MTANSGLASDDPVVHELRVACTVEDLDPDTRYLATINGVVEYGVFVDLSDEVSGLVHESALDSEADYEVGDRLVVTLDQVRENGDVAFSPTGIDPESATVEEVEHSYETTQTSDLATGESTHIEGEVVQIKQTGGPTIFQVRDESGIVPCTAFESAGVRAHPDVEVGDIVHVSGDVEEREGARQVEVETLSTLEGETRTAAEERLGEALAERAEPHEIEPLIEWPALDPMLSGLEEVARLIRRTVLEGRPIRMRHHADGDGMCAAVPVALAIERFIAEVHEDDDAAQHLLKRLPSKAPFYEMEDATRDLNYSLGDRARHGQKLPLLLMLDNGSTEEDVPAYETLAHYDIPIAAVDHHHPDPEAVEDLLAAHVNPYLHGEDYRITTGMLCVELARMIDPTITDELRHVPAVAGIADRSKADAMEQYLDLAREEGYDEADLEDVSEALDYAAHWLRYSAGRSLIADVLDVGSDTDRHAELVDFLAERARRDIDDQLEAAMPHLERDRLDNGAHLCRIDVENHAHRFTFPAPGTTTGEIHDRVVEETGDPVITIGYGPDFAVLRSDGVRLDIPQMVSELVEEIDGGGVSGGGHLVVGSIKFVAGMREQVLDALVEKMGEAEIDEALSSAETATDG
- a CDS encoding adenylyltransferase/cytidyltransferase family protein, which codes for MVRALAQGTFDLLHPGHVHYLEEAARMGEELYVIIARSSNVTHKDPPILDGRQRRDLVGALDVVDRALLGHESDIFVPIEEIDPDVIVLGHDQHHDDRAIERALDERGVDCSVRRASPREPAYDEELLSTGRIIDRVCEERC
- a CDS encoding M48 family metallopeptidase, which codes for MGRRTLAVLLGVVVLGGYLGVAYLLYRGLVFVVGGLDPITLLVALLVGTFVSGYLSYRFGTRGLLRSLDARPLGRDRAPRLHGRIDALCESMELDRPAVFVASLGAPNALAIGSSRRGALVLDVGLFELLSADELTGIVAHELAHIERDDGLVRTLVYASVQTALGVALIVAAPVILALTGLGYGLTLITGRRDNLALRLRAALGAAVGLVVFVLTALARARSRRREFAADDRAATITGDPLALARALRRIERASQPRIGPFRIPVEREESAVERVLSTHPATDERVERLAERANGHRIPVE
- a CDS encoding TraB/GumN family protein, with the protein product MTDRQVPREAAEGSIRLVGTAHISADSVAEVEETIERERPDVVAVELDEGRYRQLKGDLPDDLDAGDLLRGNTVFQFLAYWMLSYVQTRLGERFDIEPGADMRAAVETAEGLGLGVALVDREIQTTIQRFWARMTLLEKLKLVGSLFLGLFGFGSGEEEELDMSELTDADVVTAMMAEFRRFSPGGAEALIDERDAYIAHKLLALRDGGHDVLAVVGAGHREGIERYLANPESLPPMESLVGQQKGRRFSIYKAVGFLIALAFLAFFFLLVMAGTQNDFLLRVFAAWFLFNGAFAFALAKLAGAHWPSATVGGAIAWMTSVNPLLAPGWFAGYVELRYQQVNVADIGQLNEILADEESPIPDLLKRMLDVPLFRLIAVVAATNVGSIIATLLFPLVVLPWLATDIGGVGAIGDLMIEGARNSAELIWGAFT
- a CDS encoding HEAT repeat domain-containing protein, whose protein sequence is MSEDAPDESEEVPSDEAEEAASGEEPEEQPDDEPAEADDAEETGGTDGEESDAAEETEAIDESATDEQEEDDDTEDDEADAEDGDSDAAEDDTEGEESTELIEPLTEETLSERLDGAEAALEEAETESDLDDVSATLVSIGNDIEEADLPEPDEGDGDDEDADDPQEALESRLSNLQDELESQRGPYSEDVIEGIEEAGTTIEETRWTEAGEDELVAPVREFVERENEILGTDLGLDGEEPASLVSTLETAAAAVGDASLDPDEDEEEIAQLVEAVEELQSGLDAAEGWDDLSTREKLTAHGFYDVLDHRKDYPPEWHAIKVYEKRGEPEPILLALDQLNSEFMERHCVESLTRMGSVEALDVMTQRAQKRNKPAIKALGKIGSDEPIEMLTEYAGSDGDPKLQLVTLKALGEVGSEEATQAVADRLTSENPEVRSAAARSLGLIGDTRAISPLSDVLENDESDTVRASAAWALNQIGTQDALDAVEPYADDRAFLVQAEAEKVA
- a CDS encoding zinc metalloprotease — protein: MSAIRGIRFGDREIKDLLIAWVALGVAFALFFAGGAAGVQRGGFLPLLLISMLTAGVGFLLHELAHKVVAVRFGQRAAFRADYSMLGLAVVSAMAGFIFAAPGAVYHRGRITKRQNGLIAVAGPVTNLVLALLFAPLLLVPVEFVFRLGLYGVGINLLLAAFNMIPFGPLDGKTVLSWSLPVFALTFVVSLALALGAATVLFF
- a CDS encoding Mov34/MPN/PAD-1 family protein, with the translated sequence MGLFRSLFRPSEIIGIAADTLEFALSASEETHPDEYMGFLRGEDARSLGLDRDGTVITDVLVIPGTESGPTSATVRTNMIPNDRSAVGSIHSHPNGVLEPSDADLATFGRGTVHVIIGAPYRRNCWKAFDSSGESRELEVVDVSLPEERFFDFDQQDIDRELKAEDRPRW
- the purM gene encoding phosphoribosylformylglycinamidine cyclo-ligase — translated: MSEDENDEEGLTYSGAGVDIADSEAATAALVSAVGQSDGDYAGLLDIGERYLALATDGVGTKLLVAEALGDYSTVGIDCIAMNANDLIAAGVEPVAFVDYLAVDEPDEATAEQVGEGLSAGAETAGIALVGGETAVMPEVVRGLDLAGTCAGLAPKEAIFEGEAKPGDTLVGWPSSGIHSNGLTLAREAATREGGYDEEFPYGGYETVGEALLEPTRIYTDLLVPMRAHGVRGAAHVTGGGWTNLDRLGDFTYVIDDPCPAQPVFEFVQSAGVSDEEMHRTFNMGTGFVAAVPDDGTAKALASDTDGRVIGRVEEGDEIAIRGLTL
- a CDS encoding phospholipase D-like domain-containing protein, with the protein product MSRARPLLVCLLVIACLGVASVAAAPAEPTLVEVYPNTNHDGNAGEYVVIDFPDGSDPSAFSLTDGETTTPLGNGTVSGPVAFSRSPEITREKVDVPVFELPEHFAMAQSGETIRLHRGSELVDETTYERASPSERWVLTDAGWEWRARGATAFEARDHSAERATAFALPDSPEVPIETLASADERLYLAGYSFHSEPASEALIAAHDRGVEVRVLVDGTPVGGQTEAEADALDQLVEAGIDVRVFDGPATRYRFHHPKYAVVDDRALVLTENWKPTGTGGGSSRGWGVVVDDRRTMVGSINWNANSVENNREVAVIVDSEGVASHFAAVFDADWGGESEGSIPVGIGLGVAAAVGVAVVVGSRVLRFEG